The DNA window ACAGGTGGTAGAGCGCTAACCCCAATATTACGATCAGGCGGTGAAGTCCTCTGAGAAAGGTATCAAAACTCACCGGTGAAGAGTAAAATCTAAAATAAGAATACCATGAAAAATATAAGAAAGATGGCGGGAACCTGGCAGGCGGATTTAAAGGTCTACTGCAACAGTTTGACCCCACACCAACGTTTGCGATTCATCCTAATTATCTCCATACTATACTTGTTGATGGCGATGGCCACGATGGTTTGGATTTACCTGGATGCAAAAAGAGGTAAGAAAGCAGGAAATGACATTGACCATATCACCAATCCATTGCCTGCTTTACAAAATAGTAAAAAAGTAGCTTTTATGACTACAGTCGATAACAGGGAAATAGAAAAATTATGGAAAAGGAAAGGAAAAGTACAGTGTTGATCCATGAGGCAGGTGGTAAAAAGGACATGAAGGTGGAAGCTTCTACTCGTAAAAAGCCTGAGTTTAAGAAAGCTGCAATTTATGGACTTCTTGCCATAGCCTTTGCAGGATGCCTATACCTTATTTTTCGGCCTGATGAAAAGAAGGTAATTACAGATGCAGGGCTTAATAATGCGTTACCACAGGCTAATGATGCTGGTTTATTAGGAGATAAAGAAAAAGCATATGAACAGGAGCTTCTTGAAAAAAAGCAGAATGAACGAAAGAATGCAATGCTTTCTTTATCTGATTATTGGAATAACCGTGATAGTGTTGCCAGCACAAACCCATTAACAGGAGAAGGTGGTAAGAACCGGGCAAATCCGACATTAACCAGTCGGCAGAATTATGAGGAGATCCAGAATACCCTGGGAAGCTTTTACCATGATGACAATGAGAAGGAAACATTACGGAAGGAAATCAGGGAGTTGAAAAGAGAAAAAGCCAATGCAACCTCTTCACAGGATGCTATTACCAATGATCCGATTGCTATGATGGAGAAATCCTATCAAATGGCAGCCAAATATCTTCCTCAGGTTATGCCTCAACAGAAGCCGCTGGCTTCTGATACAATAAAGCAGCATCCTGTTTCCAAACGGTATATTGAACCAGTATATATGACGGAGAAGAGCGTAGTGTCTTCTCTTACCCAAAGACAGCAACAGACCGATCAGGAATTTGTGGCTTCAGTATTGAACGGTGGACAGGTGCGATTTTTTAACGGAGGTATTGGAGAAAGTTCTGCTGTTTCCAAAATACTGTCCAATAGCATCCATGCCTGTATTCACCGAACTCAAACGATCACGGTAGGTAGCAGTATTCCTTTGCGTCTGCTCGAAGGTATTCGTATCGCGGGAATAGCCATCCCACCCGGAACACTCCTCACGGCCAGAGCTGGGATTAGAGATGGAAGGCTGGGACTGGAAATTAGTTCTGTAGAGTATAAGGGTAAGATAGTCCCTGTAGAAATTTCGGCCTATGACCTGGATGGCCAGCCTGGGCTTAATCTTCCTTACACTCCAGATGTCAATGCGATAAAGGAAATCGCTTCGGGGATGAGCAGTTCGGCAGGAACTAACATTGTGCTGAGCAGCTCTACAGGGCAGCAGTTGATCTCTGATCTGACGAAAGGGGTAGTACAAGGAGCATCAGGATACCTGGCTAAGAGGATTGGAGCTCCAAAAGTTACTGTAAAAGCAGGATACCTTCTTTTCCTGCTCCCTAAAAACAATAAAAACAATTAGAACAACCCATTAAAAATTAATTATGAAACATATTTTTAGAATGGCTGTCATTGTTCTGTTAACCCTTATGCAAAATGATGCTTGGGCGCAGTTACAGCCAGCAGAAATACCAGTTGATACCATAAAAGAGGTGAAGAGCCTTCCAACGGAAGAGTCTTATCCAACTATAGCCCCATATGATATAAGGGTGACTTATGATAAAACCACCCACTTGATATTTCCTTCTGCCATACGTTACGTGGATTTGGGTAGTGAGAATATTACTGCCGGGAAAGCAGAAAGTGTGGAAAATGTACTCAGGGTTAAAGCTGCGGTAAGAGGTTTTACAGATGAAACCAATTTTTCCGTCGTTACTGAAGATGGAAAGTTTTACAATTTCAATGTCCGATATAGTGAATATCCTGATACTCTTACCGTGAATTTATCAAAAGATAGAAAGAACAGCAAAGACAATATATCCACAGCTACAGAGGGCGAAGCACTTTTTAAAGAACTCGGTACTGATGCTCCGGCATTGTCTTATTTAGTGATGGCAACTATCTATAAACGCAATAAGCGATTTGTTCGGCATATCGGTGCAGAAAGCTTTGGGATAAAAGTGCTCCTTAAAGGTATCTATACACTCAATGGAAAGCTTTTTTTCTATTTGGAGTTTAACAATGCAACTAATATTCCTTTTACCATTGATTTTATAAGCTTTAAGGTTGTGGACAAGAAGATTAGTAAGCGTACGGTTATACAAGAAAGGACAGTGAAGCCTCTTGGAGAATATATGGAACTAAAAGAAGTTGCGGGGATTAGTACAGAAAGAAATGTTTACCTGCTGGAACAGCTCACTATTCCTGATGATAAGGTATTGGTCATCGAAATCTTTGAAAAGCATGGTGGCCGGCACCAGATGCTGAACATAGAGAATGAAGATCTCATCAAAGCAAGGTTGGTTAAGGATATGCGCCTGAATTTTTAAACTAATACCTAAAATTTTAAGACAATGAAAAATATAGTTTTAATACTCATCCTGATTTTGGCGGGCTTTAGTGAAGTTAAAGCCCAAAGACTAATGGAAGGAAAGAAAGGAATAGAGCTTTCCATAGGCAGGATCTTGGGAGGGAATTTTTTACCCACTCCCTATTATATACAAGCAGGAATGACGGTTACCCGAAAGAAAGGCAACTATCTACTGTGGGCATTTGATTATTCCCGTCGGAAATATGCCTTTGGAGGGATGGAAATTCCTGTGGAGAGTTTTGCAGCTGAGGGTAGCTATAATCTCTATGTACTGGGGGACTGGACAAGAACAGTATCCCTTTACGTTGGACTAGGTGCTGTAGCAGGTTACGAGACCATCAATGAGAGCAAAAAGATACTTCCTATGGGAGCTGTCATTCTCAATGAGGATCGCTTTATCTATGGAGGCGCATTACGTCTTTCTCTTGAAACTTATCTGGGAGATAGAGTAGTGTTGTTAGTGCAAGGAAAAACCCGGTATGTGATGGGTACAACCCTGGAACGCTTCCGTCCCATGGCTGGTGTGGGAATTCGTTTTATTTTCTAATGATAAATCAACAACTATGAAATATTTTAGCAGTAAGCAATTATTAAGAACAAGTACTATTAAGAACGGGAGCTCATTTATCATGCTTCTGTTTATCTGCCTGGGGCTTGTCTCCTGTTCAAAGGAGCTGGAGGTTCAAACTAACTTTCCTTTTACATTAGAGATTATGCCGATCCCGTCATCAGTAGAATTAGGAGAAATCGTGGAGATTCCTTGTCATATAAAAAGAGAAGGATTCTATAAGGATACCCAATATTCTATTAGGTATTTTCAATACGAAGGGGTCGGTAGGTTGATGTTTCAGGATGAAAAATATTTTCAGCCTAACAAGCTGTATAAAATTCCAACTGATTCTTTCAAGCTGCACTACAAACCGAAATCAAAAGAGGGGCATAAGTTTCAGATATGGGTATCAGATCAGTTCGGAAACGAAAAAACAGCTGAATTTGATTTTAACTGATATATTCATTCACTTGATGGGTTAATTTGTATGATAATGTTGACAGCTGGGATTTCCATCCCGGCTTTTTAATTGTATTAACTAACAAAAGTTATACTCTTAACTTTTCTATTAATGCTTCAATAAGCTTATTCTGTGAATCCATTAATTTAGCAAGATGTTCCTGGTTCTTTATAATTCCTTCCATCATAGCTGAAGAATTAATATTAAATACGGGGTTGTAGGCTGCTCCAATTACATTGGAAGAACAAGAATCAAATGTATTATTCGAAATAACTGTATTTCCATCTTCTAATAAATCATTAATTTCAATATCATAGATTTCACACAACTTAACGACTGATTCAATACCTGGTTTGGAAGTATCCGTTTCCCATTTGTGATAGGCGGGCTGTGATATGTGCAACAGATCAGCAACTTCTTGCTGTGAGTATCCTTTTCTTTGTCTAAGTCTTGTTAGTTTGGTTCCCAGTGTTGCCATAAGTAAATTTTATGTTGCTAAAATATAAAAAATATATAATATAACTGATGTACAATTTATAACCGCTAGTTATTAAATTTATAACTAAAAGTTTTCACTCCATGCAGAATTATTTTATAGATTAGCCCCAATTTATTTCAAGTCAACATCATGCAAAAAGATATTGTTTTAAATAACCTTAATAAATAAACGTCTTCGATTTATTAAAAAATAATACGACACCTTCTGTCGCTTTGCACTGATACATTTGTAATAATAAATGATTAAAAAGAACATGCCTATGAAAAACAGTAAATCTCACATTAAAATATGGGGAAATCCCTCATATGTTAATCAAATTACCTTTTTAGATTTAGCCTCATAAAAATTAATAATACCTATGAAAAAAAAATATCTAGGTGCACTTATGCTGTGCGCCGCATTAAATCTCTATGCACAACAAATCATCTGGCAAAAAGATATTAAATCCAGTACACAGGATTTTTTAAGTCAGATTACCGCAACAATAGATGGGCAATACTTAATTACAGGCAGTGCCATTCAATCAACTAAACTTCATTCAGAAAGCAAACAAAATAAAGGATACGATTTCCATTTGGTAAAATTGAATCAGCAAGGAGACCAAGTTTGGGAGAAGTATTTATCAGGGAATAACCATGATTACCTATCCTCTACTGTTGCAACACAAGAGGGTGATTTTTTAATATCAGGAACAACTTACTCAAATAAGGGTTTGGATAAAAAAGATGACTCTAAAGGAGGATCAGACATCTGGCTGGTCAGACTCAATGAATTTGGCGATGAATTATGGCAAAAAACTTTAGGAACTTCTGCTGATGAAGAAGCGAGAGCTGTTATCCAAACTACTGATTTAGGACTCTTTGTAGCTGGTAATGTTCAAAATTCAACCAATGGTTATGGTTCTAAAGATGTTTTGATAATAAAACTGGATAAAGACGGAAAGGAAACCTCACAACTTGTATTAGGAGGAAGGGGATTAGACGAGGTAGAGAAAATGATTCCAACTAAAGATGGTGGAGCATTATTAGGTATTTATTCCAGAAGTACTATCAGTGGATCAAAACAGACTGAAAATTTTGGTGAAGGCGATTACTATATTATCAAACTAAACAAAGATGGAAAAGTAGAATGGGAAAAGGACTTTGGAGGTATAGGGGATGACCATTTAAGAACCTTGGCTCTAACTTCAAACGGGTATATTATTGGGGGGGAGTCTATAAGTGAAAAATCAGGAAACAAATCGGTGGGAATAGAAGAAGGAACTGATCTGTGGCTAATCTCACTGAATGAAAGGGGAGAAGAGGAGTGGCAGAAATCTTACAACTTTAAGAACAGAGATATTTTAATGGGGATCAGTGTGATTCATTCATCCGACGATAAAACGTCTAAAGGAATTCTACTAGGTGGCTATACCCAGGCGGAGGGAAGAGTCGAAACTGATGATGAAAGTTTCTGGATGTTATATTTAGATGGGGCTGGAAATGAACAATGGAGAAAATATGTTAAAGGTGAATCAAAAAAGCAGGAAGAACGACTTTCGGATATTAAAATCAACAGAGATGGCTCCATCATCTTAGCGGGAACCAGTGCTGAAGAATTAGGAAAGGAAAACTGGAAGATTATCAAACTAGGAGATAAACAGTTAGATCAGCTAATTGAGAAGCAGGATATCAAGATCTATCCAAACCCAGTATCTGATTATGCTTATGTTGAAATAGGCTTTGATTTTAAAGATTCAGACATCACATTATATGATATGGGTGGAAGGCAATTGCAAAGCTTGAAAACAAAGAACAAGGTAACGAAAATAAATACCCAAAGTTTGATACAAGGGGCTTATTTACTAGTAATCAAAACTGATACAAATAAAACGGCTAACGCAAAATTGATTAAACAATAAATTATGAAAAAAATAGGAATAATTATATTTTTCTTTTCTGTTATTTCTACGGTTGCACAAACCAAAGTGGCAGATACCATTGGTGCAAAGAACGTGATTGAGGATGAACCAATTTTTGCTGATCCGGATAATAACCCCTTTAACCTTAATATATTAACTGCTAATACTGTAAACACATATACAGGAAGGGCTGATATTTCGGTTCCCTTATATAATCTGAATTTTGAAGGTTTGGAAATCCCTATAAATTTACAATATAATTCAGAAGGGATTAAAGTAAATCAGTTCGCTTCTGAAGTTGGTTTAGGATGGTCATTATCATCTGTTGGTGAGATTATTAAAGAAGTAAATGGAGGCTATGAAGATAATGAAGGACGTGACAATTGGAGGGCCTACCTAAGAGGCTTACCTAATAATCCATCAAGTGATTTTCCGGATTATTATACCATAAATACTCCAGTCTTATCAGGTAAATTTTTTATTGACAAAGAATTAACGGTAAAAGAATTAGAAGGATTTAATACTGCGAACATAACCTTTACACGAGCAAAGACCGCAGAGAGTGAAATTCTAAAATATGGATTTGTCTCTAACCGAAGAACCCAATGTTCATCAGGAAATGGTATTCCGGCCCCAGCAGGACCATTTGTGAATTATTTTTTGCATACATTAATCGGAACCTGCACTAACACAGAAACTCCAGGAAATCATTTTGATACACAAATGATTAATATAATTAAGGATAAGTTTACTTACAGTTTTTCAG is part of the Chryseobacterium paludis genome and encodes:
- a CDS encoding TraL conjugative transposon family protein — translated: MKNIRKMAGTWQADLKVYCNSLTPHQRLRFILIISILYLLMAMATMVWIYLDAKRGKKAGNDIDHITNPLPALQNSKKVAFMTTVDNREIEKLWKRKGKVQC
- the traM gene encoding conjugative transposon protein TraM, whose protein sequence is MEKERKSTVLIHEAGGKKDMKVEASTRKKPEFKKAAIYGLLAIAFAGCLYLIFRPDEKKVITDAGLNNALPQANDAGLLGDKEKAYEQELLEKKQNERKNAMLSLSDYWNNRDSVASTNPLTGEGGKNRANPTLTSRQNYEEIQNTLGSFYHDDNEKETLRKEIRELKREKANATSSQDAITNDPIAMMEKSYQMAAKYLPQVMPQQKPLASDTIKQHPVSKRYIEPVYMTEKSVVSSLTQRQQQTDQEFVASVLNGGQVRFFNGGIGESSAVSKILSNSIHACIHRTQTITVGSSIPLRLLEGIRIAGIAIPPGTLLTARAGIRDGRLGLEISSVEYKGKIVPVEISAYDLDGQPGLNLPYTPDVNAIKEIASGMSSSAGTNIVLSSSTGQQLISDLTKGVVQGASGYLAKRIGAPKVTVKAGYLLFLLPKNNKNN
- the traN gene encoding conjugative transposon protein TraN, which codes for MKHIFRMAVIVLLTLMQNDAWAQLQPAEIPVDTIKEVKSLPTEESYPTIAPYDIRVTYDKTTHLIFPSAIRYVDLGSENITAGKAESVENVLRVKAAVRGFTDETNFSVVTEDGKFYNFNVRYSEYPDTLTVNLSKDRKNSKDNISTATEGEALFKELGTDAPALSYLVMATIYKRNKRFVRHIGAESFGIKVLLKGIYTLNGKLFFYLEFNNATNIPFTIDFISFKVVDKKISKRTVIQERTVKPLGEYMELKEVAGISTERNVYLLEQLTIPDDKVLVIEIFEKHGGRHQMLNIENEDLIKARLVKDMRLNF
- a CDS encoding conjugal transfer protein TraO, coding for MAGFSEVKAQRLMEGKKGIELSIGRILGGNFLPTPYYIQAGMTVTRKKGNYLLWAFDYSRRKYAFGGMEIPVESFAAEGSYNLYVLGDWTRTVSLYVGLGAVAGYETINESKKILPMGAVILNEDRFIYGGALRLSLETYLGDRVVLLVQGKTRYVMGTTLERFRPMAGVGIRFIF
- a CDS encoding DUF3872 domain-containing protein, whose translation is MKYFSSKQLLRTSTIKNGSSFIMLLFICLGLVSCSKELEVQTNFPFTLEIMPIPSSVELGEIVEIPCHIKREGFYKDTQYSIRYFQYEGVGRLMFQDEKYFQPNKLYKIPTDSFKLHYKPKSKEGHKFQIWVSDQFGNEKTAEFDFN
- a CDS encoding helix-turn-helix domain-containing protein produces the protein MATLGTKLTRLRQRKGYSQQEVADLLHISQPAYHKWETDTSKPGIESVVKLCEIYDIEINDLLEDGNTVISNNTFDSCSSNVIGAAYNPVFNINSSAMMEGIIKNQEHLAKLMDSQNKLIEALIEKLRV
- a CDS encoding T9SS type A sorting domain-containing protein, which translates into the protein MKKKYLGALMLCAALNLYAQQIIWQKDIKSSTQDFLSQITATIDGQYLITGSAIQSTKLHSESKQNKGYDFHLVKLNQQGDQVWEKYLSGNNHDYLSSTVATQEGDFLISGTTYSNKGLDKKDDSKGGSDIWLVRLNEFGDELWQKTLGTSADEEARAVIQTTDLGLFVAGNVQNSTNGYGSKDVLIIKLDKDGKETSQLVLGGRGLDEVEKMIPTKDGGALLGIYSRSTISGSKQTENFGEGDYYIIKLNKDGKVEWEKDFGGIGDDHLRTLALTSNGYIIGGESISEKSGNKSVGIEEGTDLWLISLNERGEEEWQKSYNFKNRDILMGISVIHSSDDKTSKGILLGGYTQAEGRVETDDESFWMLYLDGAGNEQWRKYVKGESKKQEERLSDIKINRDGSIILAGTSAEELGKENWKIIKLGDKQLDQLIEKQDIKIYPNPVSDYAYVEIGFDFKDSDITLYDMGGRQLQSLKTKNKVTKINTQSLIQGAYLLVIKTDTNKTANAKLIKQ